A portion of the Edaphobacter lichenicola genome contains these proteins:
- a CDS encoding dolichyl-phosphate beta-glucosyltransferase, with translation MAHPQLSIVIPAFNESARIEHALDRVLSCVAEQGWDAEVLVIDDGSTDNTAAIVQRWMPEHPRLHLVQNPGNRGKGYSVRNGLLQAAGDIVMFTDADLSSPMEEAERLIAALNDGADVAIGSRWMDRTRQTIHQPLYRQFFGRCFNWVTRTVMGLPFKDTQCGFKAFKRSAAQVIFRLQTIERWGFDPEILFIARKLKYTIREVPVTWGHDERSRMSYLRDGMKMLEDMARIRGNFMAGRYDKAIAAMKDTSTMVTPQVEQAVHEVVPEVR, from the coding sequence ATGGCGCATCCGCAACTAAGTATCGTAATTCCGGCATTTAACGAAAGTGCCCGTATCGAGCACGCTCTGGATCGGGTTCTGTCGTGTGTGGCCGAGCAGGGCTGGGACGCCGAAGTACTAGTCATCGACGACGGTTCAACCGACAACACCGCAGCAATCGTCCAGCGCTGGATGCCCGAGCATCCCCGACTCCACCTCGTCCAGAACCCCGGCAATCGTGGCAAGGGCTACTCAGTCCGTAACGGCCTCCTGCAGGCTGCAGGCGATATCGTGATGTTCACCGACGCCGACCTCTCCTCTCCGATGGAAGAGGCGGAGCGTCTCATCGCCGCCCTCAACGACGGCGCAGACGTCGCCATCGGCTCCCGCTGGATGGATCGCACCCGCCAGACCATCCATCAGCCGCTCTACCGCCAGTTCTTCGGTCGCTGCTTCAACTGGGTTACTCGCACCGTCATGGGTCTGCCCTTCAAAGATACCCAGTGCGGCTTCAAGGCCTTTAAACGCTCAGCCGCGCAGGTCATCTTCCGTCTTCAGACCATCGAGCGCTGGGGCTTCGATCCCGAGATTCTCTTCATCGCTCGCAAGCTGAAGTACACCATTCGCGAGGTCCCGGTCACCTGGGGCCACGACGAGCGCAGCCGCATGAGCTACCTCCGCGATGGAATGAAGATGCTCGAAGACATGGCTCGCATCCGTGGAAACTTCATGGCTGGCCGTTACGACAAGGCCATCGCTGCCATGAAGGACACCAGCACCATGGTGACCCCGCAGGTGGAACAGGCCGTTCACGAGGTCGTACCCGAAGTCCGCTAG
- a CDS encoding radical SAM protein encodes MKKSEVLHAWTRILSGRAPSLSIEITKECPLRCPGCYAFDPAHLGNNTLLTELSDFRGEELVNRILSLLDKQKPLHVSLVGGDPFVRYRELEQLIPQIEARGIHTQIVTSAFRVIPASWRKYKKLNIVVSIDGLQPEHDVRRAPATYDRILKNIVGTKITIHSTITSQIASRPGYLEEFLRFWSDNPAIVKIWFSLFTPQRGATDPEILTKGQRVSVMNELRLLRPRFPKLDMHDIVIDEIATPPSSPEECIFARTTETISADLTTKITPCQFGGDPDCSQCGCIASMGLAAVGHHKLVGGLTAGHLFLASDRFGKNWRTLQNAFTSKPTVRTKPEPFHILPTETLTKERGKA; translated from the coding sequence ATGAAAAAGTCAGAAGTACTCCATGCCTGGACAAGGATCTTGTCCGGTCGCGCCCCATCGCTCTCCATCGAGATCACCAAAGAGTGCCCGCTGCGTTGCCCCGGATGCTACGCTTTCGACCCAGCTCACCTCGGCAACAACACTTTGCTGACCGAACTCTCCGACTTTCGCGGAGAGGAGCTGGTCAACCGCATACTCTCCCTGCTCGACAAACAGAAGCCGCTGCACGTATCCCTCGTTGGCGGCGATCCCTTCGTTCGATACCGTGAACTCGAGCAGCTTATCCCGCAGATCGAGGCGCGCGGCATCCACACTCAGATCGTGACGAGTGCCTTTCGTGTGATTCCTGCATCCTGGCGCAAGTACAAAAAGCTCAATATCGTGGTATCGATTGATGGCCTGCAGCCGGAGCATGATGTACGCAGGGCGCCTGCAACCTATGACCGCATTCTCAAGAACATCGTTGGCACAAAGATCACGATCCATTCGACGATCACCTCCCAGATCGCCTCTCGTCCGGGGTATCTCGAAGAATTTCTGCGTTTTTGGAGTGACAACCCAGCGATCGTCAAGATATGGTTCAGCCTATTCACCCCGCAGCGTGGGGCAACCGATCCAGAGATTCTCACGAAGGGCCAGCGTGTCTCTGTCATGAATGAACTCCGTCTGCTGCGACCGCGCTTTCCCAAGTTGGACATGCACGACATCGTCATCGACGAGATCGCCACACCGCCATCCAGTCCGGAAGAGTGCATCTTCGCTCGGACGACCGAAACGATCTCGGCCGACCTCACCACCAAAATCACGCCATGCCAGTTTGGTGGAGACCCCGACTGTTCCCAATGCGGCTGCATCGCTTCCATGGGACTTGCCGCCGTGGGCCACCACAAACTGGTCGGCGGTCTCACCGCTGGGCATCTCTTCCTGGCGTCAGATCGGTTCGGAAAAAATTGGCGTACACTGCAGAACGCGTTTACTTCAAAGCCCACGGTGCGGACTAAACCTGAACCGTTCCACATCTTGCCGACCGAAACCCTCACCAAAGAAAGGGGAAAAGCGTGA
- a CDS encoding class II aldolase/adducin family protein has translation MVIADLHGRLLCGTRRVTSEVGMHLAIYEKRPDVQAVIHSHPPIATAFACSGRALDEVLCQEAVMTVGRIPLAPYATTGTDEVAASLRPYLSEHDAILLENHGAVSSGKNLLDAFMKMETIEHLAQVALAAHRLGSPRLLQPEQIQALQRAKTRYVNNAQNGNPSEIAPRDRSNPETNIETYLEDRARISA, from the coding sequence ATGGTGATCGCCGATCTCCACGGCCGTCTGCTTTGCGGGACCAGGAGAGTCACCAGTGAGGTCGGCATGCACCTGGCCATCTACGAGAAGCGACCAGACGTGCAGGCCGTCATCCACTCCCACCCACCCATCGCAACGGCCTTCGCCTGTTCCGGACGAGCTCTCGACGAGGTGCTCTGCCAGGAAGCCGTGATGACGGTGGGGCGCATCCCTCTTGCGCCATACGCCACCACCGGAACAGACGAAGTAGCCGCCAGTCTGCGTCCGTACCTCTCAGAGCACGACGCCATCCTCCTTGAAAATCACGGTGCCGTCAGCTCCGGCAAAAATCTGCTCGACGCATTCATGAAGATGGAAACCATCGAGCATCTTGCTCAAGTAGCGCTCGCCGCCCACCGATTAGGCTCTCCTCGTCTTCTGCAGCCCGAGCAGATTCAAGCGCTGCAGCGTGCCAAAACCAGATACGTCAACAACGCCCAGAACGGAAACCCATCGGAGATCGCACCGAGAGACAGATCAAACCCTGAAACGAACATTGAAACGTACCTTGAAGATCGTGCCCGCATCTCGGCCTGA
- a CDS encoding YciI family protein, whose product MPQYLVAIQHPENYELPVDADAMIRDINALNREMIAAGVRDFAGGLQSAGKAKSVRKQAGGEVVVSDGPYLEAKEHVGGLWLLKCADMDEAVGWARKAAVACRVPVEVREFLVTPEKWKANPEQ is encoded by the coding sequence ATGCCGCAATATCTGGTTGCGATTCAACACCCTGAGAACTATGAACTGCCCGTGGACGCTGATGCGATGATTCGTGACATCAACGCGTTGAACCGAGAGATGATCGCTGCCGGCGTAAGGGATTTTGCCGGTGGACTGCAATCGGCGGGAAAGGCGAAATCGGTGCGTAAGCAGGCCGGCGGAGAGGTCGTCGTCAGCGATGGTCCGTATCTCGAGGCGAAGGAGCACGTGGGCGGTCTGTGGCTGCTCAAGTGTGCCGACATGGACGAGGCGGTCGGTTGGGCACGCAAGGCCGCCGTCGCTTGCAGAGTACCGGTCGAGGTGCGCGAGTTCCTTGTCACTCCGGAGAAGTGGAAAGCCAATCCTGAACAATAA
- a CDS encoding YciI family protein — protein MRFMMIVMPKGYESAAPDAAPSAEAVAKRMEYNKSLQKAGVLLALDGLFPPSAGARISYSNGKPTVTDGPFPDAKEVIGGYWIIQVRSPEEAIEWAKRAPMSNNEIIEVRQIHEMSDFPEDVQHAAEGFETLSNAEAAKA, from the coding sequence ATGCGTTTCATGATGATCGTGATGCCTAAAGGATACGAATCGGCAGCGCCGGACGCAGCTCCCAGTGCGGAAGCGGTGGCAAAGAGGATGGAGTACAACAAGAGTCTGCAAAAAGCGGGCGTCCTGCTCGCGCTCGATGGGCTCTTTCCACCCTCTGCGGGGGCACGGATCTCGTACTCCAACGGGAAACCCACAGTGACGGACGGGCCGTTTCCTGACGCCAAAGAAGTCATCGGGGGCTACTGGATCATTCAGGTGCGCTCGCCCGAAGAAGCAATCGAATGGGCAAAGCGTGCGCCGATGTCCAACAACGAGATCATCGAAGTTCGCCAGATTCACGAGATGAGCGATTTCCCTGAGGATGTGCAGCACGCAGCCGAAGGTTTTGAGACTCTCTCGAACGCGGAAGCCGCAAAGGCATGA